GAACTGTATGCAACACctgttttgttatattttgattatatttcaatttgtgtgtacacactttaaagtaaaatttaagtCCCTCTAAATCACTGATTAGTTTGTGACAGACACACCTCCTGCAGTATGTAACTTCTCTCGTTTCCGCTCTCCTCTGTCCAGCCGACCCCACAGTGAAGGACTTTATCGGCGGCTTCACAGCACTTCACTACGCTGCTATGCACGGCAGAGCTCGCATCGCCCGACTGATGCTGGAATCTGAGTTTCGCAGTGACAttataaatgcaaaaagcaACGACGGCTGGACGCCGCTGCACGTGGCGGCCCACTACGGTCGAGACTCGTTTGTACGCCTCCTCCTCGAGTTCAGGGCCGAGGTGGACCCGCTGAGTGACAAAGGGACCACGCCACTGCAGCTGGCCATCATCCGCGAGCGCTCCAGCTGCGTACGGATCCTCCTGGACCACAGTGCCAACATTGACATTCAAAACGGCTTCCTGTTGCGATACGCCGTCATCAAAGGCAATCACTCGTACTGCCGCATGTTCCTGCAGAGGGGGGCAGACACTAATCTAGGACGTCTTGAGGACGGGCAGACCCCTCTGCACCTGTCAGCCCTCAGGGACGACGTGTTGTGCGCCCAGATGCTTTACACGTACGGGGCTGATACCAACACCAGGAACTACGAAGGCCAGACGCCGGTAGCCGTGTCCGTTAGCATGTCTGGGATCAGCCGG
This portion of the Plectropomus leopardus isolate mb unplaced genomic scaffold, YSFRI_Pleo_2.0 unplaced_scaffold27749, whole genome shotgun sequence genome encodes:
- the LOC121937882 gene encoding ankyrin repeat and SOCS box protein 7, producing MLNHHCRRNPELHEELQIQAAVAAGDVCTVRRMLEQGYSPKIRDANGWTLLHFSAAKGKERCVRVFLEHGADPTVKDFIGGFTALHYAAMHGRARIARLMLESEFRSDIINAKSNDGWTPLHVAAHYGRDSFVRLLLEFRAEVDPLSDKGTTPLQLAIIRERSSCVRILLDHSANIDIQNGFLLRYAVIKGNHSYCRMFLQRGADTNLGRLEDGQTPLHLSALRDDVLCAQMLYTYGADTNTRNYEGQTPVAVSVSMSGISRPCLDFLQEVT